GCTTCGAAGGCTTCAGTGCCCAGCGCCGTGCGGCAAGCGAGGATCACCAACAGCGACAGAAACAGGCCGAGCGTCGCGGTGGTTTGAATCCATGAAGTGAAGAAGCCGCGTCTGTTGCGCGGCGCGTGTTCGGCCACGTAGGTCGCGGCGCCGCCATACTCACCACCCAGTGCCAGACCCTGCAGCAGGCGCAGGGTAATCAGGATGACCGGGGCAGCGACACCGATGGTCGCGTAGCCGGGCAATATACCGACAATCGCTGTCGATACCCCCATGATGACAATGGTGATGAGGAACGTGTGTTTGCGTCCGATCATGTCACCGAGCCGGCCAAACACGATCGCACCGAACGGCCGCACCGCGAACCCGGCGGCAAAGGCGAGCAAGGCAAAAATGAACGCGGTGGTTTCGTTGACGCCGGCGAAGAAGTGCTTGGCGATGATCGCCGCCAGTGAACCGTACAGGTAAAAGTCGTACCACTCGAAAACCGTGCCCAAGGAAGACGCGAAGATGACCTTGCGCTCCTCCTTGGTGATGCCGCCGCTGCGCGGTGGACTGCCGGTGGATGCTGTGTCGATTGTGGCCATGGGTGTTCTCCGTCGTGCTTATTGTTGAAGGCCGGAGTCCCCCGTTACCGCTTATCGCACTCTGGCCTTGTGGCGTATGCCGCAACTGCTCTCGCGTGAAACTTGCACAGTCTGACTGCCTCGCATGGCTGCAAGGTTTCCTGAAGCATAATCAGCTTTTGCCAGATATCCACCCGCCGGCCCGCGCATCAGGCTTTGACCCAGCGCTGACGACTCCACGCACTCAGCCAGTCGACCACAAACACCAGCACCAGCATGGCCAGAATTACCGTACTGGCTTGCGCTTCCTGAAACAGGCTGAGGCTCACATAGAGCATCTGTCCAAGCCCGCCGGCACCGACAAAACCCAGCACGCTGGCCATGCGAATGTTGTTTTCCCAACGATACAGAATGTACGCAAGCAACTGCTGCGCAAGGTTCGGCAACGTCCCATAGCAGAAAGCCAGAAGCGGGTTGCCGCCCTGCAAACGAATCGCTTCGGCCGGTTGTGGCGGGGTGTTTTCCAGGGCTTCGGCGAACAAGCGACCGAGCACGCCGGTGGTGTGCAGGGCGAGGGCGAGAGTGCCGGCGTTCGGCCCGAGGCCGGCGGCAAGTACCATCAGCGCGGCCCAGACCAGTTCCGGAATCGCCCGCAAGGCATTGAGCAGCAGGCGCGAGGCGCTTTGCAGCGGCCAGCCGAAACGCCCGGCGGCAGGCAACGCAAGGACGATGCCGAACACCGCCGCGAGTAGCGTGCCGAGGGCCGACATTGCCAACGTTTCCAACGAACCGTGGAAGATTGCCTTGAGGTAATCGGCGCTCAGATCCGGGCTGAGAAAACGCTGCACATACGCGCCCATCTGCTTGAGGCTGGTGGCGCTGCCCAGTTCGCCGAGATCGAGCCCCAGATAAACGAAGGAGGCGATGACCGCCAACGCAATGGCCGCGATCAGCAGCAGGTTGAGCAGGCGATTCATGTCAGCCTCCAGCGCAACAAGCGGCTGAGTTGATCGGCGGCCAGCACCAGAATCAGGAAGCACAGCAGAATACTGGCGACTTCACCGCCGGCGAACATGCGGATCGACAGGTCAATCTGCTGACCCAACCCTCCGGCGCCAACAAACCCCATCACCACGGATGCGCGGATCGCGCACTCCCAGCGATAGACCGTATACGACAGCAGTTCCGACGCGACATTGGGTAACGTGCCGTAAGCAAATGCCGCCAGTCGGCCGCTGCCGGCCTGCAACAATGCATGCGCCGGGCGCTGGTCAGTCGACTCGAAAATCTCCGCGTAAACCTTGCCGAGCATGCCGCTGTAGGTGATGGCGATCGCCAGTACGCCCGCCGCCGGACCCAGTCCAACAGCGCGGACAAACAACAGTGCCCAGACGATTTCCGGCACGCTGCGTAAAAAGATCAGCAAGCCGCGTACCGGCCAGCGCAGCAGACGCCCCAAGCGGCTTGGCACGCCACCGCGCGAGGCGGCGGACAGCGACAGCGCGCGGCTGGCAACCAGGCCCGCCGGTATCGCCAACACCAGCGCCAAAGCCATGCCGGCGGTGGCGATGGCCAGAGTTTGCAGGGTGGCTTTGAGCAGTAACTGCAGAAACGCTTCGTCGTGCGCCGGTGGCCAGAATTGCGCGACAAAACGGCCCATTTCATTCTGGCTGTCGGGGAGCAATACGCCCAGATTCAGCTCGCTGAGCTGAATGCCCGGCCACAGCAAAGCAATCGCCAGCAACGTCAGCAGCAGACGTGGCCATGCGGCGGGATCGCGTGAATCGCCTTTCAGCATCGTGGAATCTGCACAGTCAGAGGCGCCACCGCAGCGGTCGGCGATTGCAGTTTTTCGTTGGCGTACAGCGCGTCGAGCATCTCGGGGCTGACTTGATCGGCGGCGCTGTCGAACAGAATCTGCCCGTCGCGCAGACCGATGATTCGCGGGAAGTGCGACAGCGCCAGGTCCACCGCATGCAGGCTCGCCACCAGCGTGACGTTATGTGCGCGGGCATGCCGCGAGAGGATCGACAAGGTGTGCCCGGCCATCACCGGGTCCATCGCCGACACCGGTTCGTCAGCCAAGAGAACTTCCGGCGCCTGATACAACACGCGAGCGATGCCAACACGTTGCAGCTGACCGCCAGACAATTGCTGACAATGGGCGAACAACTTGTCACCCAGATCCAGCCGCGCCAACGCCGCGCGCGCACCCGCCACATCCAGTGGATGCAACAGGTTCAGAAGACTTTTACCCAGACTCCATTGGCCGAGCTTGCCGGCCAGCACCGCTGTGATCACGCGCTGACGCGGCGGCAACGGCGGTGCCTGATGCACCAGACCGATTCGCGCACGCAGGCGTTGACGCTGGCGGGCGGACAAGTGCCAGGCGCGTTCGCCGAGCACTTCAATCTCGCCGCTGCTGGGCCGCAGGGCGGTGGCCAGCAGGTTGAGCAAACTCGACTTACCGGCCCCGGACGGGCCAATGATGGCGACCTGTTCGCCGACGCCAATCTGCAAGTCGACACCGCGCAGGGCGTCGACTCCATTGGCGTGGCGCAGGCTGCCTTGTTTGAGGCGTAGGGTCATTTCAGCAGTTCGGCGGCGCGGGCGGCTTCCTCGATGCCTTTGTAGTTCTCGGGCTTGGTGTCGATAAAACGGCTGGCCGCTTGCAGATCCAGAATCTTTTTCTGCTCAGGGTTGGCCGGGTCCAGATCGAGGAAAGCTTTCTTGATTTTCGCTGCCAGAGCCGGGTCGAGAGTGCCGCGCACGGTCCAGTTGTAATCGAAGTAGGTCGGGGTGGTGGCGAAGACCTTGACCTTGTTGGTGTCGACCTTGCCGGCATCGACCAGTTTCTGCCAGACGCTGGCGTTCAGTACACCGGCGTCAACCTTGCCAGCCTGCACCCATGCCACGGTGGCGTCGTGGGCGCCGGAGTAGGCGACACGGCTGAAATAGCCCTCAGGCTTGATGTTGTCGTTTTTCAGCATGAAGTAACGCGGCATCAGGCTGCCGGAAGTCGATGACACCGAACCGAAAGCGAAGGTCTTGCCCTTCAGGTCGGCGAGGCTCTTCACGTTCGGGTCGGCAGTGATGAATTTGCTGGTGAACTGCGCGTCCTGCTCGCGCTGAACCAGCGGAATGACTGGCGTCGTTGCGTCAGTTTTCAAACGCGCCTGCACAAAGGTAAAACCGCCGAGCCAGGCCATGTCGAGGCGATCGGTCGCCAAGGCTTCAACCACTGCCGGGTAATCGGCTACCGGCACGAACTGCACCTTCATGCCCAGTTGCTGCTCCAGATAAGCACCCAGCGGCTCGAACTTGCGCAGCAACTCGGTCGGCGCTTCATCGGGAATCGCGCTGACCCGCAAAACGTCGGCGGCTTGCACCATCAACGTAGAAAAGGACAGGGCCAGGCCGGCGGTCAGTGCCAGGGTTCGTTTGAGCATGGAATTCTCCGTTTCGTAAGCGTCAAAAGGGCTGAAGTGGCGACGTGAGGCGCAAACTCAGGGTAGACGAAACGGCGAGGTTATACGCATTCGAGGCGGCAAAGGCCAGCATTGGAGCTTCACGATGTTTTACGCCCTGTCCCTTGTAGGAGCTGCGGCACGCTGCGATCTGTTGATTTTGATTTTAAAGATCAACATCAACAGATCGCAGCGTGCCGCAGCTCAGGTTTTATGCATGTCAGGATCCAGGCAGCTTCGCAATCACCTTGATCTCAAAATCAAACCCATACAGCCAGGTCACGCCCACCGCCGTCACCGTCGGATGCGGCGCCTCGCCCCAGAACTCTGTCAGCACAACATTCCAGATCGTCTCGAACTTCGATGGCGGGTCGACGATGAATACGGTGACATCGACCACATCGTCAAAGCTGCATCCGGCCTCGGTGAGGATCGCATTCAGGTTGTTGAAGGCCTGGCGCACCTGATTCTCCAGGTCCGGTTCGGGCGTGCCGTCCTCGGTGCTGCCGACCTGTCCCGAGACAAACAGAAAACCGTTGGAGCGAATGGCTGGCGAGTAACGGTGGCGTTCGTAAAGCGTGCGGCGTGCGGGCGGGAAAACTGCATCGCGCTGGGTCATCGGGGGTGTCTCCATCGGTGAGTTGATGGGCCCACTGTAGGTATTTGCAGCTGACCGATAAACGCGCAAGCTTGGCGTTCACTGTTTGTAAAATCCAAACAATCGGGGGCGCACCTTGGACCGTTTTGACGCAATGCAGGCCTTTGCCCGGGTGGTCGAGGCGGGGAGTTTCACCAAAGCGGCGGAAACCTTGCACATGAGCAAGACCACCGTGACTCAACTGGTTCAGCAACTGGAGGCACGGTTGCGGGTGAAATTGCTCAATCGCACCACGCGCAAGGTCAACGTCACCGCCGATGGCGCGGCGTATTACCAGCGGGTGATCAAGTTGCTCGCCGATCTGGAGGATGCCGAAAGCAGCTTGCCGGGTGCGGCGGCATTGCCTTCGGGCCGGCTGCGCGTGGATGTGCCGAGTCCGTTCGCACGGTTGATTCTGGTGCCGGCCCTGCCTGAGTTTCACGCGCGTTATCCGGACATCCAGATCGACATGGGCGTCAGCGACCGCATCGTCGACATCATTGATGAGAACGTCGACTGCGTGGTGCGCGGGGGCGAACTCATGGACCTGTCGCTGATGGCGCGCAAGGTTGCCGATCTGCAGTTGGGGGTGTTTGCCGCACCGCAATATCTGGCCCGCGCCGGTACGCCTGCGCACCCACGGGACCTGGAAGACAGCCATCATCGGGTCGTCGCTTTTCTCTGGGCACGCACCGGAAGACCAGTACCGTACGCCTTGCACAACACCAGCGAAAACCTGCAGATCAAGGGGCGTCACGTGTTGGCAGTCGATGACGGCAACGCTTATCTCGCGGCAGGTCTGGCGGGCATGGGCGTGCTGTGGCTGCCCAAATACATGTCTGCCGCCCACGAGGCGCGCGGCGAACTGGTGCCGCTGTTCGAAGACTGGAAACTCGCGCCGATGCCGCTCTACATCGCGTATCCGCCGAACCGGCATGTCAGCCTGAAATTGCGCGTGTTCATCGATTGGGTCGTTGAATTGATGGCGTAGCAGCATTGTGGTGCAGTTATTGCTAGCTTCTGTGCCAGTGCCGTCAAAATACCAACACAATCAGGCGACTTGAAAGCCCGTAGTGATGAGATGCATGGCTTTCAATTCTAGGAGCTTCACCCGCATGAATATGTACATCGATATCGTCGGTGCGTGCAATCTGAGCTGCCCGTCCTGCCCAATGGGCAACTCGGAAAATCTCAATTTCAAAAAAGCCATGCAGCTCGAGATGTTCAAGCAGATTGTCGATAAGGCCAAGACAGAGGGCGTCAACACGATCTACCTCTATAACTGGACCGAGCCGCTGATTCATCCAAAAATTGGCGAGTTTATCGAGGTCATCAATGCTGCCGGCATGGGCAGCGGCATCAGCACCAACCTGAACCTCGCCAAGAATATGGAAAAGGCCTTGATGGCCGAGCCGAGTTACTTCCGTATTTCGCTCTCCGGTTTTTACCAGGAGACCTACGAAAAGGGCCATGTCGGCGGCGATATCGAAGTTGTAAAACAAAACATGATCGCCCTGCAGGAGATCAAGCAGCGCCTGGGTCTGAGGACCCGCGTTGATGTTTACTATCACCGCTACCTGGATAACATCGAAGAAGAATCACTGATGCGCGAGTTCAGTGAGCGTCTTGGCTTCATGTTCACCACCGGGTACTCCGTGATGATGCCGCTGGAGAAGACACTGGCCATTGTCGAGCGTGACCCGTCTGTCACGGCTACGGACATCGACACCCTGAAACGCCTCGCACTGCCGCCGTACGACGATCTCGTCAACGTCATCCAGAACTTTCCCAAGATGGCGTGCACGCTCAAGGATGACTGGCTGGTCATCGACTGCAATGGCAACACGGTGCTGTGCTGCACGATCTTCAATCAGACCGAGTATCAGGTCGGCAAGTATCTCGACATGCCGCTTGCAGAACTGACACGACGCAAATCGACGCAGAAAAACTGTGTCGACATGTGCGACCGCTGCGCCAATAAAGGCCTGCATATCTACTCGATGCATCCCAATCAGGGAGTGCTGGAGCGGCACGCGGTGAATCGCATCATCGATTTCGAGCAGCGTGCCAGCCAGGGTCTGCCGGTGGAAAGCGAGCAACTGGGGCGTGCCGGCGAAGTCAGCGCAGAAAACTTTGATGAAGCCCAATACCTTCGATTGAATGACGATGTCAGGATCGCGGTCGCCCAGGGAGGCTTCTCCAGCGCCTATCAGCACTACGTGCTCTGTGGTCGGCTTGAGGGACGACTAGGTGCCGGGGTTTTCTCGGCCGTTTGAGTCAGAGATGGATTGGCGGACAACCACCCAGTGAAACTGTTCGCCATTCACCAGCGTGATTGACTCTTTGGCGGATCAAGCCAACTATCGGCGCATAACAACATGACCGATGGACCATAACTTGATCGAACGACGCCAATTCAGCGGAGGCATGAAGGGGAAAAACCTCCGCTATCTGAATGAGCAAAGCGCGGAAGACCCGCGCATGACCCGCACCGGTTTTCTGCTGCTCGAACATTTTTCACTGCCGGCGTTTACCCAGGCGCTGGACACGGTTGTCACCACTAATTTGCTGCGCCCGGGGTTGTTTTCCTCGCGCACGTTTGGCTTGGGCGACGGCGAAGTCATCAGTGACCTGGGCCTGGTGATCCGCCCCGATGCACGGCTGGATTCGGCCGCGCTTCAGCAACTGGATCTGCTGGTAGTGTGTGGCGGGTATCGCACCGAACTGCGCGCGAGTGATGAGTTTATCGGCTTGCTCAGATCAGCAGCGGAGCGCGGCATCTCGCTCTCCGGGTTATGGAATGGCTCGTGGTTTCTCGGCCGCGCCGGGTTGCTCGATGGCTATCGCTGCGCAATCCACCCGGAGCACCGCCCGGCACTCACCGAAATCGCCAAAACCACCCACGTCAGCAGTGAACCCTACGTAATTGATCGCGACCGCCTCACGGCATCGAGTCCGTCCGGGGCTTTCCACATGGCGCTGGACTGGATCAAAAGCCTGCACGGCAAAGCCTTGGTCGAGGGCATCGAAGACATTCTGGCGTTCGAGGAGTCGCGTTACCGGCGGATCAAACCGGATGAAAACATCTGCGTCAGTGCGCCGCTGCGTGAAGTGGTGAAACTGATGGATGCAAATCTGGAAGAGCCGCTGGAGCTGGAGCAACTGGCGGTGTATGCCGGACGCTCACGTCGGCAGTTGGAGCGCTTGTTCAAAGAGCAACTCGGCACCACGCCGCAACGCTATTACCTGGAACTGCGCATCACTGAAGCACGGCGGTTGTTGCAACACACGGAGCTGTCACAAGTGGAAGTGCTGGTCGCGTGCGGCTTCGTTTCCCCAAGTCATTTCAGCAAATGCTACAGCTCATATTTCGGCTACAGACCTTCCAAAGAAAAACGCCTGGTCAAATAACCCAAGCCGTCACCCACCTGAATTCACCTCGATATCCCACGTCGGCGAACCTCGCCCAAACACCCCGGTCAGTTCCCTCTCCCTTTGGGAGAGGGCTAGGGTGAGGGCATTTGCAGGCGGCACCAACCGCTTCCTCACCAAAATTCACCTCGGTATCCCACGTCGGCGTACCTCTCCCAAACACCCCGGTCAGTCCCCTCACCCTCGGGGAGAAGGCCAGAGTGAGGGAATTTGTAGGCGGCACCAACCGCTTCCTCACCAAAATTCACCTCGGTATCCCACGTCGGCGTATCTCGCCCAAACACCCCGGTCGGTCCCCTCACCCTCGGGGAGAAGGCCAGAGTGAGGGAATTTGTAGGCGGCACCAACCGCTTCCTCACCAGAGTTCGACGCGATATCTCACGTCGGCGTACCTCTCCCAAACACCACGGTCGGTCCCCTCTCCCTCTGGGAGAGGGCTAGGGTGAGGGGCTTTTAAACACCAGCACCCACACACGTTTAACTTACACGCACTGTTACGCCATAACGGCTACAACACCTTGCGCCGTTACCTACGCGTACGCCAGAATCCGCCGGCTTACGCGCCTTGAGGCGGGCTGTATCGTTTCCCTGTCACTGCAAAACAGTGATCGGGTTTGGTAGCCCGTTTTCTAAGCGTAATGCGCCGCTATATGCAGTCTCTTTTCGGGGCTCGGTTTTATATGGTGGCCATGCGTGGGGCTCCTTCGGGAGCGCCGGGGTTTACTCGCTTAGACCGGTCTACCAACCTGCGCAATGGTCACCACCTCGTTTGGTAGCGTGAGTGATGGCTCCTTATTTTTTGCTAAGCGAGTGTCATCTATGTTCAAAATTACGCCAAACCCGCCAGAAACCGATCCAATCCCCTACGACGCCGCGCTCGAACCTCAAAACATCAAAGAGGCCACCGACCGCGCGATCAACTTCTACCTCAATCCCTCCGCGCTGAAGACCTCAATACCCACCCGCAAGACCGGCAAGATCTACCTCATCGACCCCACAGTAGATAACGAAACCCTGCTCGTCGAAGCCACTGAAACATTGTCCTCCGCCACTGACATGGCCCGTGAACTCGCCGATTCGATTGATCCTTCACAGCGCAAAAAGATGCTGATCCTGCAACAGGTGATCATGCTCAGTGAGTTGGTAGTCGGACGAGTCCTGGATAACCAGCGATTGCCGCACTAGTCACGATGCAGATGGGTGAGGGGGCTCGCTCCCTCATTGCACAGAAGCGTCCGCAATCGGGGCGCTTCAGGCCTTCTATTAAAGAGCCGCCAACGGTTCTTGTCTGGAGTTTCAGCTGATGTCTCAGCCACCCGAACCACCGGTCACAGATCTGGTATCGCCGTACGCGTCGCCCAATTCAAGAAAGCTGCACGAAGCGGCAGAGCGTGCGCTCGACCATTACCTGTTGCCTGCCGCGATCATGGCCGAACCCTATACGCCCAACGCTCTGTTCATGGCCAACCCGCAAGCAGACACCGAGTCGTTGCTGACCAATGCTTGCGGGTCGTTGGCGTCCGCGTCGGTCATGCTCGGTAATTTTGCCGGAATGCTGGAGGGCGCAGATCGTCATACGCTGCTGGGCATTGCGCAAGTGGTCATGTTGGGGGAATTGGCGGTGAACAGAGCGTTGGATCTGGTTGTGCCAACTGAGTGATCGCGCACGTTAGTCGGGATTGAGGGTGTTTGGTCGGGCGTGATCGCGAGCAGGCTCACTCCTACAGGGGAACGCATTTCAAATGTAGGAGTGAGCCTGCTCGCGATGACGCCAGTTCAGGCAAAGAATCTGCAAAATGTGACCATCCCTTAATCCCATCCTCAAGTAATCAAGCAGTCAGCCATTGCGGCTGACTGCTTTTTTGTTTCTACAGGTGATCGGCGTCGATCACGGCTTTGGCGAACGCCTGCGGATCTTCCTGCGGCAGGTTGTGGCCAATCCCGCCATTGATCAAACGGAACTGATATTTGCCGGTAAAACGTTTGGCGTAATCCTCTGGCGCCGGGTGCGGTGCACCGTTGGCATCGCCTTCAAGGGTGATGGTCGGCACGCTGATCGACGGCGCGGTAGCGAGCTTCTGTTCCAGTGCGGCGTATTTCGCTTCGCCCTGCACCAGGCCCAGCCGCCAGCGGTAGTTGAACACGGTGATGTCGACATGATCGGGGTTCTCCAGCGCCTTGGCGCTGCGATCGAACGTGGCGTCATCAAACTTCCACTGCGGCGAAGCGGTTTGCCAGATCAGCTTGGCGAAATCATGCGTGTTCTTCTCATACCCGGCACGGCCACGGTCAGTCGCAAAGTAGAACTGGTACCACCACTGCAACTCAGCCTTGGGCGGCAGCGGGTTTTGCCCGGCGGCCTGATTGCCGATCAAATAACCGCTCACCGACACCAGCGCCTTCACCCGTTCCGGCCACAGCGCCGAGACGATGTCCGCCGAACGCGCGCCCCAGTCATAACCACCGAGCACCGCTTGCTTGATCTTCAGCGCGTCCATGAAGTCGATGACGTCACTGGCCAGCGCCGCCGGTTGGCCATTGCGCAGGGTGTCTTTGGAAAGGAACTGCGTATCGCCATAACCGCGCGCATACGGCATCAACACCCGATAACCCTTGGCCGCGAGGAACGGCGCGACTTCGTCGTAGCTGTGAATGTCGTAGGGCCAGCCGTGCAGCAGGATCACCACTGGGCCATTCGCAGGGCCGGTTTCGGCGTAGGCGACGTCGAGCACGCCGGCCTTCACATGCTTGAGCGGGCCGAAAGGCGAGGGCGCGGAATAGCTGACGCCCGCAGGTTCAGTGGTTTGCGCCTGAGCGCTGCCAAAAGCGCCGAGCAACGACAAAGCCAGAATCGACAAGCCGAACGCGGTTTTGCGGGTGTGCAGTGCCATCTTCATGGTGACGTCTCCTTTGCGAGCCTTTGGCCAAGGGGCCTGAATGAACCCTTGAAACCTTGAGTGCATTTGAGCGCGGAGACGTATCTGACCTGTGTCGAAGAACGGCTTTATCGAAAGTCGATGTGTCGCAGTGGGGTTCGTACACAGTGTGATACACAGCGATAAATCCACCGAACATTGACTGGATTCAGGCCAAAATAATAAGTCGCTGTTTTAAAACAAAAAATATTTCACTTCGCGCTTCCCAAAGCAAAAAAACCTTGGTAAATTGCGCCCCGTTCTCACAGCGAAACTAACGGAGTAGCTGGAAAGAGCAGTAGGGGCGTCGCCAAGCGGTAAGGCAGCAGGTTTTGATCCTGCCATGCGTTGGTTCGAATCCAGCCGCCCCTGCCATATTCGAAAAAACGCCAACTTCGCAAGAAGTTGGCGTTTTTTTATGCCTGCGATTTGGCCAGGCTTGGTACAGCAGGCGTGCGCGGCGCCGAAGCACCGCGCACGCCGTCCACTCAGTGCGGTGCGCGCGGAATGGTTTTCATCAGGTCTTCGGGGCTGATGTGGCCGACCACGCTGCCCGGTTGCGGCAGGTTGAGGATGTGGCCCTTCATCTTGCCGATGATGTGCATTTCGCACGGCTTGCAATCGAACTTCAGCGTCAGCACTTCATCGCCGTGGATCAACTGCATTGGTGCAACCTTGGTGCGCACGCCGGTCACGCCTTTGGCCTGTTTCGGGCACAGGTTGAAGGAGAAACGCAGGCAGTGCTTGGTGATCATCACCGGCACTTCGCCCGGCTCTTCGTGGGCTTCATACGCGGCGTCGATCAGCTTCACGCCGTGACGGTGGTAGAAGTCGCGCGCCTTCTGGTTGTAGACGTTGGCGAGGAAGGTCAGGTGCGAATCCGGGTACACCGGCGGCGGACTGGTTTCAGCCTTACGGCCTCCACGCGGGTGCGCAGCGACACGGGCGGTGGTCAGGTTCTCGATCACTTCACGGCGCAGGGCTTTGAGCTGCGAGTTAGGGATGAAGAACGCCTGTGGCGCATCCAGTTTGATGTCGGTGGCGTGGTACTGCGTGGTGCCGAGTTGGCCGAGCAGGTCGCGCAACTGTTCCAGCGCTTGCTCAGGCTTGTTGGCCACACCGAACGGGCCGTTGAGGGTAACGCTGGCGCTGATGCCTTCTTCGCTGGTGGCGGTGACTTCCAGTTGCTCTTCACGCAGGCGTGCGACCCAGCTCAGGGCCACGCGACGCTCGGACGAGGTCTTTTGCAGCGCCTGTTGCCAGTTGTGGTCGAGGTTGCGATTCAACGGGTGGTTCGGGCGCAGCTTGTACAGGCCTTCGGGCATTTCGTTCGGCTCGACGCGATAGCGGTAGCGCTTCTCGCCGTCTTCTTCGAACTCGCCTTTGGCTTCGGCGATGTTGGCGCGGAAACCGACCACTTCGCGCTTGACCAACACGTTCAAGCCGTCGCCGTTGGATAGCGGCTCGTGGGTGATGACCTGCATGTCGCGTTTGCCGACTTTCTCGACGGTGCCGACTGGCAGGCCGGTGAAGGTCGGCGAGTCGAAAGCGCCGATGTCGATCTTGCGATCGGTGACGAAGTAGTCGGTGCTGCCACGGTGGAAGGTCTTTTCCGGATCGGGCAGGAAGAAGTGCGCGGTGCGGCCGCTGGAGGCGCGGGCCAGGTCCGGGCGATCTTCGAGTACGTCGTCGAGGCGCTGACGGTAGTAGGCGGTGATGTTCTTCACATAGCCCATGTCCTTGTAGCGACCTTCGATTTTGAACGAACGCACACCGGCTTCAACCAAGGCGCGGATGTTGGCGCTCTGGTTGTTGTCTTTCATCGACAGCAGGTGTTTTTCGTAGGCGATCACGCCACCCTTTTCATCTTTGAGGGTGTACGGCAAGCGGCAGGCCTGCGAGCAATCGCCACGGTTGGCGCTGCGCCCGGTTTGCGCGTGGGAAATGTTGCACTGGCCGGAGAAGGCCACGCACAACGCGCCATGGATGAAGAACTCGATGGCGGCGTCGGTTTCATCGGCGATCGCGCGGATTTCCTGCAGGTTCAGCTCACGGGCCAGAACAAGCTGCGAGAAACCGGCCTGATCGAGGAACTTCGCTCGCTCCAGGGTGCGGATGTCGGTCTGCGTCGAGGCGTGCAGCTCGATCGGCGGAATGTCCAGCTCCATCACGCCCAGATCCTGAACGATCAGCGCGTCGACCCCGGCGTCGTACAACTGATGGATCAGCTTGCGCGCCGGCTCCAGTTCGTTGTCGTGCAGGATGGTGTTGATGGTGGTGAAAATGCGCGCGTGATACTTGCG
This region of Pseudomonas sp. R84 genomic DNA includes:
- a CDS encoding DUF6124 family protein, which encodes MSQPPEPPVTDLVSPYASPNSRKLHEAAERALDHYLLPAAIMAEPYTPNALFMANPQADTESLLTNACGSLASASVMLGNFAGMLEGADRHTLLGIAQVVMLGELAVNRALDLVVPTE
- a CDS encoding alpha/beta hydrolase — encoded protein: MKMALHTRKTAFGLSILALSLLGAFGSAQAQTTEPAGVSYSAPSPFGPLKHVKAGVLDVAYAETGPANGPVVILLHGWPYDIHSYDEVAPFLAAKGYRVLMPYARGYGDTQFLSKDTLRNGQPAALASDVIDFMDALKIKQAVLGGYDWGARSADIVSALWPERVKALVSVSGYLIGNQAAGQNPLPPKAELQWWYQFYFATDRGRAGYEKNTHDFAKLIWQTASPQWKFDDATFDRSAKALENPDHVDITVFNYRWRLGLVQGEAKYAALEQKLATAPSISVPTITLEGDANGAPHPAPEDYAKRFTGKYQFRLINGGIGHNLPQEDPQAFAKAVIDADHL
- a CDS encoding U32 family peptidase, encoding MSLPKHHLELLSPARDVAIAREAILHGADAVYIGGPSFGARHNACNEVGEIAELVEFARKYHARIFTTINTILHDNELEPARKLIHQLYDAGVDALIVQDLGVMELDIPPIELHASTQTDIRTLERAKFLDQAGFSQLVLARELNLQEIRAIADETDAAIEFFIHGALCVAFSGQCNISHAQTGRSANRGDCSQACRLPYTLKDEKGGVIAYEKHLLSMKDNNQSANIRALVEAGVRSFKIEGRYKDMGYVKNITAYYRQRLDDVLEDRPDLARASSGRTAHFFLPDPEKTFHRGSTDYFVTDRKIDIGAFDSPTFTGLPVGTVEKVGKRDMQVITHEPLSNGDGLNVLVKREVVGFRANIAEAKGEFEEDGEKRYRYRVEPNEMPEGLYKLRPNHPLNRNLDHNWQQALQKTSSERRVALSWVARLREEQLEVTATSEEGISASVTLNGPFGVANKPEQALEQLRDLLGQLGTTQYHATDIKLDAPQAFFIPNSQLKALRREVIENLTTARVAAHPRGGRKAETSPPPVYPDSHLTFLANVYNQKARDFYHRHGVKLIDAAYEAHEEPGEVPVMITKHCLRFSFNLCPKQAKGVTGVRTKVAPMQLIHGDEVLTLKFDCKPCEMHIIGKMKGHILNLPQPGSVVGHISPEDLMKTIPRAPH